The following are encoded together in the Anaerostipes caccae L1-92 genome:
- a CDS encoding ComF family protein has protein sequence MLSLFLSFLFPRRCPICHHLLKNQQSLICPKCYQKVVFVREPACFCCGKPLENEETELCSDCRKHPKTFKKGIPLCVYNNEVRDSLAAIKYQNQKEYADFYIMEIKKRKLKQLKNLRIDLILPVPLHKRKKRKRGFNQAMLFAEGIGEILHVPASDCVLFRTKYTKPLKSLNPRERLASMEHSFWASDEVKGKRVLLVDDIYTTGATAESCTRALKAAGAEDVWVFCVAIGYGE, from the coding sequence ATGTTATCTTTATTCCTGTCTTTCTTATTTCCGAGGCGCTGCCCGATCTGTCATCATCTCTTAAAAAATCAGCAAAGCCTTATTTGCCCCAAATGTTATCAAAAGGTCGTCTTTGTTCGGGAGCCGGCCTGTTTTTGCTGCGGAAAACCTCTGGAAAACGAAGAAACAGAGCTGTGCAGTGACTGCAGAAAGCATCCGAAGACATTTAAAAAGGGGATCCCTTTGTGTGTGTATAACAACGAAGTGAGGGATTCCCTGGCGGCGATCAAATATCAAAACCAGAAGGAATATGCGGACTTTTATATTATGGAAATAAAAAAGAGGAAATTAAAACAGCTGAAAAATTTGAGAATTGATCTGATACTGCCTGTTCCGCTCCACAAAAGGAAAAAAAGAAAGAGGGGATTTAACCAGGCCATGCTGTTTGCAGAAGGTATCGGAGAGATCCTCCATGTACCGGCCAGTGACTGTGTGCTGTTCAGGACCAAATATACAAAGCCGTTAAAGTCGCTGAATCCAAGGGAGCGTCTGGCATCCATGGAACACAGCTTTTGGGCTTCTGACGAAGTGAAGGGGAAAAGGGTGCTCTTAGTGGATGACATTTACACAACAGGGGCCACGGCAGAAAGCTGCACGAGGGCCTTGAAAGCGGCAGGTGCAGAAGACGTATGGGTGTTTTGTGTGGCAATCGGATATGGAGAATAG